A part of Maridesulfovibrio hydrothermalis AM13 = DSM 14728 genomic DNA contains:
- a CDS encoding DUF2730 family protein yields the protein MSSEAHFIDELRPWVPLVIVVSQFVFGWILWALQKSFVSTKCCKKCRDSITEKIDEISKNYKKNISSLTETIDNLDDRVAINEERLKSQPTQEQFATLNISMEKLSGEMNVLAERIDGMKDSQRALKELVIRVDTFLREQK from the coding sequence ATGAGTAGCGAGGCACATTTTATAGATGAACTGCGCCCGTGGGTTCCTCTTGTCATCGTTGTTTCTCAGTTTGTTTTCGGCTGGATACTCTGGGCGTTGCAAAAATCTTTTGTTTCCACAAAATGCTGTAAGAAGTGCCGGGATTCCATCACAGAAAAAATAGATGAGATTTCTAAAAATTACAAAAAAAATATCTCCAGTCTAACTGAAACAATTGATAATCTAGATGACCGCGTAGCCATCAATGAAGAAAGACTTAAAAGTCAGCCTACCCAAGAACAGTTTGCTACTCTAAACATTTCAATGGAAAAATTGTCCGGTGAAATGAATGTTCTGGCTGAACGAATTGATGGCATGAAAGATTCACAGAGAGCACTTAAGGAATTAGTCATCAGGGTTGATACATTCCTAAGGGAGCAGAAATAA
- a CDS encoding DUF5675 family protein has translation MMKIRLIRYESGDHGTFGHLIGSGVNLHVIELPWRNNRSNLSCIPIGIYRCELVRSPRFGVVYHVKNVPGRNHVLIHSGNYAGDTTLGYRTHSHGCILPGRKRGRLGDQKAILCSKAALSSFMSALNRQPFTLIIEDR, from the coding sequence ATGATGAAAATCAGACTAATACGTTATGAAAGCGGCGATCATGGAACTTTTGGGCATCTTATCGGTTCCGGCGTGAATCTGCATGTGATTGAACTGCCGTGGCGAAATAACCGTTCAAATCTTTCATGCATTCCTATCGGTATATATCGGTGTGAACTGGTCCGTTCTCCACGGTTCGGAGTGGTTTACCACGTCAAAAATGTACCCGGGCGCAACCATGTACTGATTCACAGCGGGAACTATGCCGGTGATACTACCCTTGGATACCGCACACATTCACACGGTTGTATTTTGCCGGGTCGAAAACGTGGTCGGCTTGGGGATCAGAAAGCTATTCTTTGCAGTAAGGCTGCTTTGTCTTCGTTTATGTCTGCTTTAAACCGTCAACCATTCACTCTGATAATTGAGGATAGATAA